One segment of Campylobacter hominis ATCC BAA-381 DNA contains the following:
- a CDS encoding type II toxin-antitoxin system HicA family toxin, whose product MSSILKLIEKIQNQPTNVNYNDIKKILEYFGYELKSVRGSHHKFAKGNETIIIPYHKPIKEIYVTKILNRIKGDKQ is encoded by the coding sequence ATGAGTTCGATTTTAAAATTAATCGAAAAAATACAAAATCAGCCTACAAATGTCAATTATAACGACATCAAAAAGATTTTAGAGTATTTTGGCTACGAGCTTAAAAGCGTTCGCGGCTCTCATCATAAATTCGCAAAAGGCAATGAAACAATAATAATACCTTACCATAAACCGATTAAAGAGATTTATGTAACAAAGATTTTAAACAGAATTAAAGGGGATAAGCAATGA
- a CDS encoding type II toxin-antitoxin system HicB family antitoxin → MKKDLNYYLNLPYTISVKKLKDGDYYAEYTDAVLTKNTLMAGWGKNEMEAINDLKEAFSCFVESALKDGDFIPEPNDKSVRVNICLPRSLLNAIDKVTKNRSKFLSEAANMKLAKI, encoded by the coding sequence ATGAAAAAAGATTTAAATTATTATCTTAATTTACCATACACTATAAGCGTAAAAAAGCTAAAAGACGGTGATTATTACGCGGAATATACAGACGCTGTTTTAACAAAAAACACGCTTATGGCAGGTTGGGGCAAAAATGAAATGGAAGCTATAAACGATTTAAAAGAAGCGTTTTCGTGTTTCGTAGAGAGTGCATTAAAAGACGGCGATTTTATACCTGAGCCAAACGATAAAAGCGTTCGAGTAAATATTTGCTTACCGCGAAGCTTATTAAATGCTATCGATAAAGTAACTAAAAATAGAAGTAAATTTTTAAGTGAAGCGGCAAATATGAAACTTGCTAAAATTTAA
- a CDS encoding glycosyltransferase, translating to MEFIVLGSFDENNPFSLSKKVLDDYIQSGIITYPGFVSNPNEWIENSSVFVLPSYYREGVPRSTQEAMAIGRAIITTNSVGCKETVVDGVNGYLVPICDVKSLVSKMELFINNPNLIAKMGKESRKIAEQKYNIKDVNKTLISFIFKE from the coding sequence GTGGAGTTTATTGTTTTGGGCTCTTTTGATGAGAATAATCCTTTTAGCTTGAGCAAAAAAGTTTTGGACGACTATATACAAAGCGGTATCATTACATATCCAGGTTTTGTCAGCAATCCAAATGAGTGGATAGAAAATAGTTCAGTTTTTGTTCTTCCGTCTTATTATAGAGAGGGAGTTCCAAGAAGCACTCAAGAAGCTATGGCTATCGGTAGAGCCATAATAACAACCAATAGTGTTGGCTGCAAAGAAACAGTCGTTGATGGTGTGAATGGTTATCTAGTTCCTATTTGTGATGTTAAGAGTTTAGTAAGTAAAATGGAGCTATTTATAAACAATCCAAATTTAATAGCTAAAATGGGTAAAGAGAGCAGGAAAATAGCTGAACAAAAGTATAATATAAAAGATGTAAATAAAACACTTATAAGCTTTATTTTTAAAGAGTGA
- a CDS encoding WecB/TagA/CpsF family glycosyltransferase: MNFIDNKKKILVAINAEKIMKNDNRLKNIVNNNIGYPDGIGAVWALRQKGIKNAIKIPGCEFWLDIIERYYKNKKFYLIGSTDEVIKKVVDKLQNKFSGIDIVGYRNGYINETDKRQLKNDLMSSKADIVFVAQGSPKQEYFMEELSQEYPALYMGLGGSFDIYSGLKKRAPNFFLKNNLEWFYRLMREPTRIKRNIVFIKFLYLLLSKKL; encoded by the coding sequence TTGAATTTTATAGACAATAAAAAAAAGATTTTGGTAGCTATAAATGCTGAAAAAATAATGAAAAATGACAATAGGCTTAAAAATATTGTAAATAATAATATTGGTTATCCAGATGGTATAGGTGCCGTATGGGCTCTAAGGCAAAAAGGAATAAAGAATGCTATAAAAATACCGGGTTGTGAATTTTGGTTGGATATTATTGAAAGATACTATAAAAATAAAAAATTTTATTTGATAGGCTCTACTGATGAGGTTATAAAAAAAGTTGTTGACAAATTGCAAAATAAATTTAGCGGTATTGACATTGTTGGATATAGAAACGGATACATAAATGAAACAGATAAGAGACAATTAAAAAATGACTTAATGTCATCGAAAGCCGATATTGTTTTTGTTGCTCAGGGTTCACCAAAGCAGGAATATTTTATGGAAGAGTTATCGCAAGAATACCCAGCCCTATATATGGGTTTGGGTGGCAGTTTTGATATATATTCTGGTTTGAAAAAAAGAGCACCAAATTTTTTTTTAAAGAATAATTTGGAGTGGTTTTATAGACTAATGAGAGAACCAACTAGGATAAAAAGAAATATAGTTTTTATTAAATTTTTATATTTATTATTGTCAAAAAAGCTATAA
- a CDS encoding glycosyltransferase, whose product MKIKVITGRYPSLNNPYNHMFVHTRNMEYLNYGHSVEVFVPSKNKYTYNIDGIKVNYMTSKEIIKSLDDKCCVIIHLLIHSLIDEIDGGVIYQHIIKNDIKTLFFIHGIEVQKILKSRTDDIKFSQPKSIIRFLYRDFYLIHKMKNTIQDILKNTKNIKFVSVSKWMQKEAENTLGVKFENKIFIIPNGIDTNLFYYQENLYNNKYKILTIRPLILKGKYAVDLSIDTMKYITNYNVSLNIYGKGNEYNNIVKYIRDLNLSNKINLHNSFIEHKDIPKIHKQHGIYYAVTKMDAQGVSMCEAMSSGLPTISFDVCAISEFITNNINGLLISPYDLKDAANKLDELISNKNLFLRLSENARKSIEKIDIKITTKKELELLNV is encoded by the coding sequence TTGAAAATAAAAGTTATAACAGGAAGGTATCCTAGTTTAAATAATCCATATAATCATATGTTTGTTCATACTAGAAATATGGAATATTTAAATTATGGGCACAGTGTGGAAGTTTTTGTTCCTTCAAAAAATAAATATACCTATAATATTGATGGAATAAAAGTAAACTATATGACATCAAAAGAAATTATAAAAAGTTTAGATGATAAATGTTGTGTGATAATTCATTTGCTAATTCATTCACTGATTGATGAGATAGATGGTGGTGTTATATATCAACATATTATTAAAAACGATATAAAAACATTGTTTTTTATACATGGCATAGAGGTTCAAAAAATTCTAAAGAGTAGAACAGATGATATTAAGTTTTCTCAACCAAAAAGTATTATAAGGTTTTTATATAGAGATTTCTATCTCATACATAAAATGAAAAATACCATTCAAGATATTTTAAAAAATACTAAAAATATAAAATTTGTTTCGGTGTCAAAGTGGATGCAAAAAGAAGCGGAAAATACTCTTGGGGTAAAATTTGAAAATAAAATTTTCATTATACCAAATGGCATAGATACTAATTTATTTTACTATCAAGAAAATTTATATAATAATAAATATAAAATTTTAACCATTAGACCGTTAATTTTAAAAGGTAAATATGCAGTAGATCTATCTATTGATACTATGAAATATATTACAAATTATAATGTTAGTTTAAATATATATGGAAAAGGAAATGAATATAATAACATCGTAAAATACATAAGGGATTTAAATTTGAGCAATAAAATAAATTTACATAATAGCTTTATAGAACATAAAGATATCCCAAAAATACATAAACAACATGGGATATATTATGCTGTTACAAAAATGGATGCTCAAGGTGTATCAATGTGTGAGGCCATGTCATCTGGGTTGCCAACTATATCTTTTGATGTTTGTGCTATATCTGAATTTATTACTAATAATATTAATGGTTTGTTGATATCTCCATATGATTTAAAAGATGCGGCAAATAAGTTAGATGAACTTATTTCAAATAAAAATTTATTTTTAAGGCTGTCTGAAAACGCAAGAAAATCAATAGAAAAAATAGATATTAAAATTACTACAAAAAAAGAATTGGAGTTATTAAATGTATAA
- a CDS encoding D-glucuronyl C5-epimerase family protein has translation MFKIKLLLVHICFASYLLSGDIYNLPKPYPLVNSNIEKFKNYSLDNKGIPLTEWGGDKIYYPIAISQIALYYYAHFYETGDLNSKKYFLNLAKWLLDNFKDNGDWGGVYCYNELYGSGYNLPNPWLSAMSQGFILSVFYEAYILTDKIDYLHMAEKVLNSFDIYSENGGFKSDWGTGIWYDEYPTSPKKHVLNGFIFSLAGLYDYYTYTNSDKAKKLFLQGIDSLKEHLASFDAGFNSYYSWSENPYIHGIASMVGNKYHDLHIDQLLWIYYVTNDMFFKNYAHKFLKQDFQDINKLYGLNNRFQNIYADYSIDEVNFGPNNLKDSNWTYGKYWSTNKFPTTLIVEFSRKINDISELVLVTTGDNIEENDFNLSIYYDNNTTENAKIFLSDRQEHRTRHFKANVHRFLIYIDNNNSKISKISITFNKHDGDILALREINFYYDMSEEMEFLLKKYIIK, from the coding sequence ATGTTTAAAATAAAATTATTACTAGTGCATATTTGCTTTGCAAGTTATTTGCTGTCTGGGGATATTTACAATTTACCAAAACCATATCCTTTAGTTAATAGTAATATTGAAAAATTTAAGAATTATTCTTTAGACAATAAAGGAATTCCGCTTACAGAATGGGGTGGTGATAAAATATATTATCCTATTGCCATATCCCAAATAGCTCTGTACTACTATGCGCATTTCTATGAAACAGGAGATTTAAATAGTAAAAAATATTTTTTAAATTTAGCAAAATGGCTTTTGGACAACTTTAAAGATAATGGGGATTGGGGTGGTGTATATTGTTATAATGAGCTATATGGTAGTGGTTATAATTTACCAAACCCTTGGTTAAGTGCAATGTCGCAAGGTTTTATATTATCAGTTTTTTATGAGGCATATATACTTACAGATAAAATTGATTACTTGCATATGGCAGAAAAGGTTTTAAATTCTTTTGACATATATTCTGAAAATGGTGGTTTTAAAAGTGATTGGGGAACTGGAATATGGTACGATGAATACCCTACTTCACCAAAAAAACATGTTTTAAATGGTTTTATTTTTTCATTAGCTGGACTATATGATTATTATACATATACAAACTCAGATAAAGCAAAAAAACTATTTCTACAAGGTATTGATTCTTTAAAAGAGCATCTAGCTTCTTTTGATGCAGGATTTAATTCATATTATAGTTGGTCAGAAAATCCTTATATTCATGGAATAGCATCTATGGTCGGAAATAAATATCACGATTTACATATAGATCAATTGCTTTGGATATATTATGTTACTAATGATATGTTTTTTAAAAACTATGCACATAAATTTTTAAAACAAGATTTTCAGGACATTAATAAACTCTATGGGTTAAATAATAGGTTTCAAAACATATATGCTGACTATTCTATAGATGAAGTAAACTTTGGACCTAATAATTTAAAAGATAGTAATTGGACATATGGTAAATATTGGAGTACAAATAAATTTCCAACAACTTTAATAGTTGAGTTTAGTAGAAAAATTAATGATATAAGCGAACTCGTTTTAGTAACAACAGGAGACAATATAGAGGAGAATGATTTTAACTTAAGCATTTATTATGATAACAACACAACAGAAAATGCAAAAATTTTTTTATCTGATAGGCAGGAGCATAGAACTAGGCATTTTAAAGCTAATGTGCATAGGTTTCTTATATATATAGATAATAATAATAGTAAAATTAGTAAAATTTCAATAACATTTAATAAGCATGATGGAGATATTTTGGCTCTACGAGAGATAAATTTTTATTATGATATGTCTGAAGAAATGGAATTTTTGCTAAAAAAATATATTATAAAATGA
- a CDS encoding O-antigen ligase family protein, protein MDWLIKFIIIVVSYELGKILIKNGKKKSILKIIKISFFILLINFMLGFFGFGFSMYGTSIGTSGFIFAGNEIGVLVVILGTILLMHHITNNNFKMFFIILFCMFFMSAMLTSKVSILATIIIGYFFVSIRFFDSIKNNKIDKKIFSYTLLMCTVISILLPCVLYYVLFEQNLLSRLLYFYNRIDLVTLFFSHRNIWAYDSAMIYINNYSFIEKIFGSGFGANSSNIKEIVEIDVVDFLMYYGFFGVIIVFIFLMLVFLKTNKYNPLRYYLFVSYFLIILISLTAGHVFNSGVSGLYLGLLFSFSNIRKGKTCLK, encoded by the coding sequence ATGGATTGGCTAATTAAATTTATTATTATAGTTGTTTCATATGAGCTCGGAAAGATTTTAATAAAAAATGGCAAAAAAAAATCTATACTAAAAATAATAAAGATATCTTTTTTTATTCTATTAATAAATTTTATGCTTGGTTTCTTTGGTTTTGGTTTTAGCATGTATGGAACTAGCATAGGAACCAGTGGATTTATTTTTGCAGGAAATGAGATTGGAGTGCTTGTAGTCATACTAGGAACTATTCTTTTGATGCATCATATAACAAATAATAATTTTAAAATGTTTTTTATTATATTATTTTGTATGTTTTTTATGTCTGCAATGTTAACTTCAAAAGTTTCTATTTTAGCTACAATTATTATTGGATATTTTTTTGTATCAATAAGATTTTTTGATAGTATCAAAAACAATAAAATAGATAAAAAAATATTCTCATATACATTACTAATGTGTACTGTTATTTCAATATTACTTCCTTGTGTGTTATATTATGTATTATTTGAACAAAATTTGCTTTCTAGATTATTATACTTTTATAATAGAATTGATCTTGTGACACTGTTTTTTAGTCATAGAAACATTTGGGCATATGATTCTGCTATGATTTATATTAATAATTATAGTTTTATAGAAAAAATTTTTGGTTCAGGTTTTGGCGCTAATTCTTCTAATATTAAAGAAATAGTGGAAATAGATGTTGTAGATTTTTTAATGTACTATGGCTTTTTTGGTGTTATTATAGTATTTATTTTCTTGATGTTAGTTTTTTTGAAAACAAATAAATATAATCCATTAAGATATTATTTGTTTGTTTCATACTTTTTAATAATTTTAATAAGCTTGACAGCAGGGCATGTATTTAATTCAGGTGTGTCAGGATTATATTTAGGACTTTTATTTTCATTTTCAAATATAAGAAAGGGTAAAACATGTTTAAAATAA
- the wecC gene encoding UDP-N-acetyl-D-mannosamine dehydrogenase has product MKKICVIGLGYIGLPTASLLACKGYNVHGVDVVEKVINTINKGEIHIVEPELADYVKKAVKNKNLKASLKPEYADVFIIAVPTPFKDNFKPNIDYVISATNSILPYIKEGNIIVLESTSPVGTTHKIESIIKDYGIDTSKIYIAHCPERVLPGKIMRELISNDRIVGGVSQMATKKVAEFYREFVKGEVLETCAKTAEMTKLTENSFRDVNIAFANELSILCDQFGISAWELIELANRHPRVNILKPGCGVGGHCIAVDPWFIVSEANGNAKLIKKAREINNYKAQWSMEKIKNCALEFELKNKKKPKIACMGLAFKPDVDDLRESPALYIAKNLKKEGFEILAVEPNIRNHPEFKIINFKDALVDADIIVFLVGHKEFLNLNLKNKIVLDFCGICNAFNNVRV; this is encoded by the coding sequence ATGAAAAAAATTTGTGTTATTGGTTTAGGTTATATAGGTTTGCCAACAGCTTCTCTTTTGGCTTGCAAAGGATACAATGTTCATGGCGTTGATGTTGTTGAAAAAGTTATTAATACTATTAATAAGGGTGAGATACATATTGTGGAGCCAGAATTGGCCGATTATGTAAAAAAAGCTGTTAAAAACAAAAATTTAAAGGCTAGCTTAAAGCCTGAATATGCAGATGTCTTTATAATAGCTGTACCAACTCCTTTTAAAGATAATTTTAAGCCAAATATAGATTATGTTATTTCAGCAACAAATTCGATACTTCCATATATAAAAGAAGGTAATATTATAGTTTTAGAGTCTACCTCTCCAGTTGGCACAACGCACAAAATTGAATCCATAATAAAAGATTATGGTATTGATACATCGAAAATTTATATAGCACATTGCCCAGAGAGAGTTTTACCTGGAAAAATTATGCGTGAACTTATATCTAATGATAGAATAGTAGGGGGGGTTTCTCAAATGGCTACAAAAAAAGTAGCCGAGTTCTATAGGGAATTTGTAAAAGGAGAAGTTCTTGAAACATGTGCAAAAACAGCTGAAATGACAAAGCTAACAGAAAATAGCTTTAGAGATGTTAATATAGCTTTTGCTAATGAACTTAGTATATTATGTGATCAGTTTGGTATAAGTGCTTGGGAGCTTATTGAGCTGGCAAATAGACATCCTAGAGTAAATATATTAAAACCAGGATGTGGTGTGGGAGGTCACTGTATTGCTGTAGACCCATGGTTTATAGTATCTGAGGCAAATGGCAATGCTAAGTTGATAAAGAAAGCTAGAGAGATAAATAATTATAAGGCACAATGGTCTATGGAAAAAATAAAAAATTGTGCTTTAGAGTTTGAATTAAAAAATAAAAAGAAACCAAAGATAGCATGTATGGGTCTTGCTTTCAAGCCAGATGTTGATGATCTAAGAGAATCACCTGCGTTATATATTGCAAAAAATCTAAAAAAAGAAGGATTTGAAATATTGGCTGTTGAGCCAAATATTAGAAATCATCCAGAATTTAAAATTATAAATTTTAAGGATGCTTTGGTGGATGCAGACATAATTGTATTTCTAGTAGGACATAAGGAATTTTTAAATTTAAATCTTAAAAATAAAATAGTGTTGGATTTTTGTGGAATATGTAATGCTTTCAATAACGTTAGAGTTTAA
- the wecB gene encoding non-hydrolyzing UDP-N-acetylglucosamine 2-epimerase produces the protein MTKILIIFGTRPEAIKMAPLVKEFKKHNKFDTKICVTAQHREMLDQVLEIFDLKPDYDLNIMKQNQDLYDITSNILLQIKKVFDDFKPDFVFVHGDTTTTFASSLAAFYKQIKICHVEAGLRTYDIYNPFPEEANRVLTSKLTKFHFAPTNKAMQNLLKENVDKNSILVTGNTVIDALFWVLNKIKSDLNLEKEIYEKIKHFLDDKIDIKKDKFVLVTAHRRENFGSGIENICHAIKTLAQNNQNIKFIYPVHLNPNIQEPVFKILSKISNIYLIKPLDYLEFSYLMSLSYLVLTDSGGVQEEAPSLGKPVLVLRSTTERPEAVEAGTVRLVGTCIKEIVKTTQLLIDDKNEYGKMSKASNPYGDGKACEKIVKFIER, from the coding sequence ATGACTAAAATTTTAATTATTTTTGGTACCCGTCCAGAAGCCATAAAAATGGCACCATTGGTAAAAGAGTTTAAAAAACATAATAAATTTGATACAAAAATTTGTGTCACAGCCCAGCATAGAGAGATGTTGGATCAAGTTTTGGAAATTTTTGATTTAAAGCCGGATTATGATTTAAATATAATGAAGCAAAATCAAGACTTATATGATATAACCTCCAATATTTTGCTTCAAATAAAAAAAGTTTTTGATGATTTTAAACCAGACTTTGTCTTTGTTCATGGAGATACTACAACGACATTTGCCTCTAGTTTGGCTGCATTTTATAAGCAGATTAAGATTTGCCATGTTGAAGCAGGGCTTAGGACATACGATATCTACAATCCTTTTCCAGAAGAAGCAAATAGAGTTCTAACAAGCAAACTTACCAAATTTCATTTTGCCCCTACAAACAAAGCGATGCAAAATTTGTTAAAAGAAAATGTTGATAAAAATAGCATTTTAGTAACAGGCAATACAGTCATAGATGCGCTTTTTTGGGTGCTTAACAAAATAAAAAGTGATTTAAACTTAGAAAAAGAGATTTATGAGAAAATAAAGCATTTCTTAGATGATAAAATCGATATTAAAAAAGATAAATTTGTCTTAGTAACTGCACATAGAAGAGAGAATTTTGGAAGCGGTATAGAAAACATATGCCACGCCATCAAAACTTTGGCACAAAACAATCAAAATATTAAATTTATCTATCCTGTGCATCTAAACCCCAATATTCAAGAACCGGTCTTTAAAATACTTAGCAAAATTTCAAATATCTATCTCATAAAACCTTTGGACTATTTGGAATTTTCATATTTGATGAGCCTGTCTTATTTGGTGCTAACTGACAGCGGTGGAGTGCAAGAGGAGGCGCCAAGTTTAGGAAAGCCTGTTTTGGTTTTGCGAAGTACAACTGAAAGACCAGAAGCAGTAGAAGCAGGAACTGTAAGGCTAGTGGGAACATGCATAAAAGAAATTGTAAAAACTACGCAATTGTTGATTGATGATAAAAATGAGTATGGGAAAATGAGTAAAGCCTCTAACCCTTATGGCGATGGTAAGGCTTGTGAGAAAATAGTGAAATTTATTGAAAGGTAA
- a CDS encoding glycosyltransferase family 2 protein — translation MSNPLVSIIVPVYNVENFIEKCATTLFEQDYDNIEYIFVNDCTPDGSISVLKEIIEKYPNRKSGIQIINKEKNEGLPQARKTGLKNSNGEYIMHVDSDDWVELDMVSSLIGEAIKTDADMVICDYYINYSKKEIYKKTFPISNLSSDDIIIKTLTLEILSSMCCKLVRKEIYSKVIFPVFSNREDMFVNLQFYSIIKKYSYLNRAFYHYNKANDSSITQNYENNKNINDLRDFYIVTKNFLQDNSLSESIRYLNIGLCYSIVSISNGNSKKLFDAICPSANNIKYIWKNNSLSFIKKIVFSLPFLHLEWLYVIIKKFYKTTKGRMYD, via the coding sequence ATGAGTAACCCACTAGTTTCTATAATCGTTCCAGTTTATAATGTAGAAAATTTTATAGAAAAGTGTGCTACAACGCTTTTTGAACAAGACTATGATAACATAGAGTATATTTTTGTAAATGACTGCACACCGGATGGTTCAATAAGCGTTTTAAAAGAAATTATAGAAAAATATCCAAATAGAAAAAGCGGTATACAAATAATAAATAAAGAGAAAAATGAGGGCTTGCCACAAGCTAGAAAAACTGGCTTAAAAAATTCAAATGGTGAATATATAATGCACGTTGATAGCGATGATTGGGTTGAATTAGATATGGTTAGTTCTTTAATAGGAGAAGCTATTAAAACAGATGCTGATATGGTTATTTGCGATTATTATATAAATTATAGTAAAAAAGAAATTTATAAAAAAACTTTTCCCATAAGCAATCTAAGTAGTGATGATATAATAATCAAAACATTGACACTGGAAATTTTATCATCAATGTGTTGCAAGCTTGTTAGAAAAGAAATTTATTCTAAAGTAATTTTTCCAGTTTTTTCCAATAGAGAGGATATGTTTGTAAATTTACAGTTTTACAGTATTATAAAAAAATATTCATATCTAAATCGTGCTTTTTATCATTACAATAAGGCAAATGACAGCTCAATAACGCAAAATTATGAAAATAATAAAAATATAAATGATCTTAGAGATTTTTATATTGTAACTAAGAATTTTTTACAAGATAATAGTTTGTCCGAATCAATAAGGTATTTAAATATTGGTCTTTGCTACAGTATAGTTTCTATATCTAACGGCAATTCAAAAAAGCTTTTTGATGCTATCTGTCCTAGTGCAAACAATATAAAGTATATTTGGAAAAATAATTCACTAAGTTTTATAAAAAAAATAGTATTTTCTCTACCATTTTTGCACTTAGAGTGGTTATATGTAATAATTAAAAAGTTTTATAAAACGACAAAAGGGAGAATGTATGACTAA
- a CDS encoding oligosaccharide flippase family protein: protein MSDLKRFVKSSGIYFLGSILSKLIAFFMLPIYTRYLNPAEFGEYDLSLAYMQFFISFFFLDIYIGIMKFLLDPNLKEIENYKEKVLFSGFFIFFISTLVYFLFFYLFMQIYDIKFKSILLCLGLFSNLQGVYGYICRAYGKNSVFVISGVVNSILYSITSFVLLYKFDFGYEALFLGALFGNLVAIFMMECRVKVIKKIKFALFDFTFFKRLLYYSLPLCLNSLSYWFAAVYGRSVIANKLSYADNGYYTIALKFAMIISLVAMCFKLGWQEVSFSKDLKKQNNSIFYSRACNEYLKFMLLSVAVLLPVIKIIFPFFINSAFNEALIYIPLTLLGAIVFGFSEFLMSIINTINKNKYLFIATACGATLNIILLYLFIYKFKVFAVAFSYIICYSLVCFIMVLVINKTFKLNIKMLNIMLYLFILLIQSLIMIKCNGYANIISFIVVCLLFLFFYKNEINIIILKLKQRLSR from the coding sequence TTGAGTGATTTAAAAAGATTTGTAAAATCAAGTGGAATATATTTTCTAGGAAGTATTTTAAGTAAGCTTATAGCATTTTTTATGCTTCCAATTTATACAAGATACTTAAATCCGGCTGAGTTTGGAGAGTATGACTTAAGCTTAGCCTATATGCAGTTTTTTATCTCATTTTTCTTTTTGGATATTTATATTGGCATTATGAAATTTTTGCTTGATCCAAATTTGAAAGAAATTGAAAATTATAAAGAAAAAGTTCTTTTTTCAGGCTTTTTTATCTTTTTTATATCTACTTTAGTTTATTTTTTATTTTTTTATCTTTTTATGCAAATTTATGATATTAAATTTAAATCCATACTCTTATGCCTTGGCCTATTTTCAAATTTGCAAGGTGTTTACGGCTATATTTGTAGAGCTTATGGTAAAAATTCAGTATTTGTTATAAGCGGCGTTGTTAATAGTATTTTATATTCTATAACTTCATTTGTATTGCTGTATAAATTTGATTTTGGATATGAAGCTCTGTTTTTAGGTGCATTGTTTGGAAATTTGGTAGCTATTTTTATGATGGAATGTAGAGTAAAAGTTATAAAAAAGATTAAATTCGCTCTTTTTGACTTTACATTTTTTAAAAGGCTTTTGTATTACTCACTTCCACTTTGTTTAAACTCGCTTTCATATTGGTTTGCGGCTGTTTATGGTAGATCTGTTATAGCAAATAAGTTAAGTTATGCCGATAATGGATACTATACTATTGCTTTAAAATTTGCGATGATTATTTCTCTTGTTGCTATGTGTTTTAAACTAGGCTGGCAAGAAGTGAGCTTTTCAAAAGATCTTAAAAAACAGAATAACTCTATTTTTTACTCAAGAGCTTGCAATGAATATCTTAAATTTATGCTTTTATCGGTAGCTGTTTTATTACCGGTAATTAAGATAATTTTTCCATTTTTTATAAACAGTGCTTTTAATGAAGCTTTGATTTATATCCCGCTTACTCTTTTAGGAGCTATAGTTTTTGGTTTTAGTGAGTTTTTGATGAGTATCATAAACACCATAAATAAAAACAAATATCTTTTTATCGCAACAGCTTGCGGTGCTACTTTAAACATAATTTTACTATATCTGTTTATCTACAAGTTTAAAGTTTTTGCAGTGGCTTTTTCATATATTATATGTTACTCATTGGTGTGTTTTATAATGGTACTTGTGATAAACAAAACTTTTAAACTGAACATAAAAATGCTAAATATCATGCTTTATCTGTTTATTTTGCTAATTCAAAGCTTAATTATGATAAAATGCAATGGTTATGCAAACATAATATCTTTTATTGTTGTTTGTTTGCTGTTTCTGTTTTTTTACAAAAATGAAATCAATATAATAATTTTAAAATTAAAACAAAGGCTTTCTAGATGA